From a single Vanacampus margaritifer isolate UIUO_Vmar chromosome 15, RoL_Vmar_1.0, whole genome shotgun sequence genomic region:
- the mta2 gene encoding metastasis-associated protein MTA2: MAANMYRVGDYVYFENSSSNPYLIRRIEELNKTANGNVEAKVVCLFRRRDISGNLNTLADSNAREFEEESKQPALAEPQKHQLKHRELFLSRQFESLPATHIRGKCNVTLLNETDVLAGYLEKEDCFFYSLVFDPVQKTLLADQGEIRVGSKYQADVPEKLVEGELDDRIQEKLETKVWDPDNQLKDPQIDQFLVVARAVGTFARALDCSSSIRQPSLHMSAAAASRDITLFHAMDTLQKNNYDLAKAMSTLVPQGGPVLCRDEMEEWSASEAMLFEEALEKYGKDFNDIRQDFLPWKSLASVVQFYYMWKTTDRYIQQKRLKAAEADSKLKQVYIPTYTKPNPNQIMVPGSKPGMNGAAGFQKGLNCESCHTAQSPQWYAWGPPNMQCRLCASCWIYWKKYGGLKTPTQLEGAARTGSESGPRGHMTRQEVQGLSPFTRNEGRAKLLAKNRQTFILQTTKLTRVARRVCQDILQPRRAARRPYASINANAVKAECMIRLPKATKTPVKTKLVPRPSLANIVKDLAISAPLKLKASRGPPTPINRNQASQPRAGQGLLGKRGFDSATGMPFSANGRSYTSGMRTTSQSVIKRQKVSQGEAPNPVVFVATKDTRALRKHLTQSEMRRAARKPHLPVRIKLPPPPPRPLTMPLLPSSTSEPIVLED, from the exons GGGAATTCGAGGAGGAGTCCAAGCAGCCGGCGCTGGCCGAACCACAGAAGCACCAGCTCAAACACAGAGAACTCTTCCTCTCGCGACAGTTTGAATCTCTGCCCGCCACTCACATCAG GGGGAAATGTAATGTCACCCTACTCAATGAAACAGATGTCTTGGCGGGATACTTAGAGAAAGAG GACTGCTTCTTCTACTCATTGGTGTTCGACCCGGTCCAAAAGACCCTTTTGGCCGACCAGGGAGAGATCCGGGTGGGCTCCAAGTACCAGGCCGATGTCCCTGAAAAGCTAGTAGAGG GTGAATTGGACGACCGGATCCAGGAGAAGCTGGAGACCAAGGTGTGGGACCCCGACAACCAACTCAAAGACCCCCAGATTGACCAGTTCCTGGTGGTAGCAAG AGCTGTCGGGACGTTCGCTCGAGCCCTGGACTGCAGCAGCTCCATCCGCCAGCCCAGCCTGCACATGAGCGCGGCGGCAGCCTCGCGAGACATCACGCTG TTTCATGCCATGGACACGCTGCAAAAGAACAATTACGACCTGGCCAAAGCCATGTCCACCCTGGTGCCCCAGGGGGGTCCCGTGCTCTGTCGCGACGAGATGGAGGAGTGGAGCGCCTCTGAGGCCATGTTGTTTGAAGAAGCGCTGGAGAAATACGGCAAAGACTTCAATGACATCCGTCAGGACTTT CTCCCTTGGAAGTCTTTAGCCAGTGTGGTCCAGTTTTACTACATGTGGAAGACTACAGACCGCTACATCCAGCAG AAAAGACTAAAAGCAGCAGAAGCGGACAGTAAGCTGAAGCAGGTCTACATCCCCACCTA CACCAAACCCAACCCCAATCAGATCATGGTGCCAGGCAGCAAGCCTGGCATGAACGGGGCCGCTGGCTTCCAGAAAGGACTCAACTGCGAGAGTTGTCACA CGGCTCAGTCGCCTCAATGGTATGCCTGGGGGCCCCCCAACATGCAATGCCGACTATGCGCCTCCTGCTGGATCTACTGGAAAAAGTACGGCGGCCTGAAGACCCCAACGCAACTGGAGGGCGCAGCAAGAACCGGCTCT GAATCGGGGCCTCGAGGCCACATGACCCGCCAGGAGGTCCAGGGCCTGTCGCCGTTCACTCGCAACGAGGGCCGCGCCAAGTTGCTGGCCAAGAACCGCCAGACGTTCATCCTGCAGACCACCAAGCTGACCCGCGTGGCCCGGCGCGTCTGCCAGGACATCCTGCAGCCTCGGCGGGCGGCGCGTCGCCCGTACGCCTCAATCAACGCCAACGCCGTCAAGGCCGAGT GTATGATCCGGTTGCCCAAAGCGACAAAAACTCCTGTGAAGACCAAGCTGGTGCCCCGACCGTCGCTGGCCAACATCGTGAAGGACTTGG CCATCTCTGCTCCTCTCAAGCTGAAGGCATCCAGGGGACCCCCGACGCCCATCAACAGGAACCAGGCCAGCCAGCCTCGCGCGGGCCAAGGCCTGCTGGGAAAGAGGGGCTTCGACAGC GCCACGGGAATGCCCTTCTCGGCCAACGGGAGGTCGTACACTTCAGGCATGAGGACCACCTCGCAGTCTGTCATCAAGCGTCAGAAGGTCAGCCAGGGAGAAGCCCCCAACCCTGTTGTGTTCGTGGCCACCAAGGACACCAG GGCTCTAAGGAAACATCTGACTCAATCCGAGATGCGCCGGGCCGCTCGGAAACCTCACCTTCCGGTCCGAATCAAGCTGCCGCCGCCACCCCCTCGCCCCCTGACCATGCCCCTGCTCCCCTCTAGCACCAGCGAGCCCATCGTCCTTGAGGACTGA